The following coding sequences are from one Strix uralensis isolate ZFMK-TIS-50842 unplaced genomic scaffold, bStrUra1 scaffold_58, whole genome shotgun sequence window:
- the LOC141938470 gene encoding uncharacterized protein LOC141938470: MTEKDVYQNPPLVKNLDSFYALLAKYGARPSPPGEEWARDNWANLQSVTDRVISIHNEARLRSGKGKAIICAVLGASLVAAIEDRSKRRSHEKQIIESLENLVQLLQKTISNLEDQLEKEEENRCLKDALREEFSKSAESLSEIEMMMEEVGVRQISQIYPQKELKEAKKRFRENPRVRPLIKAEYAYINDEDNDPHITTKEIPYTPTELAKMKREYGRLPKESETEYVWRVSLTGGDQIQLNEKEASGYWGHGVFLTTGDRRAPWSLTQRAAYWAGGLNPLDRGDPLAITGTIDQLLESVHKAACLQMIHERKLVPGCESPMMLSVNPEIMTPLIRGLPESLRSTGIDLQRTIASLDPVEKLESFINGRRDETNTGSDSPFNHSSTPSRSKHKKRWTWGDVAQELIDYSRKYGPVRTLEEKSKGIRQIGAKDLPLSVSKTATSSTDHAAVADYSHSKTGGGQPLTRQQWWALGIKKGVPRDIMDGLPLNKLSKLISRWYGPKQHPQHSPTNTETSPVTPTAPPVENTGDGKRSTEVMNVAPVRLMLPGEESTVTIYMVVGNIPTNLLGIDALKELEKIPKAKGVAVYQYIDDILVGGDKEEEVGMTQQNIISHLENLGLQIPPEKVQKPSQEDAEKRYTAWEKGLFVVSLALIEVEKITRQQPIVLRGPFKVIKAVSNGTPPPDGVAQRASQNEWEVNRIPVWQKDKWQEILSIASQGNFAVGWVASHQVDGGSAGEWNNKADELARLAPVQKDQITEDWERLLEWLHIKRKHMGAKDLYREALARARNQKNTEWPWTDAYFGHTGVMGKNPLGMNLATVIIYDNMTFRSDKWEMTNSIHTWTVERGKEIQIGCKIFNASDAKDPPPLTQITIKEISNGKMGSRIGQTHYLGPFSHSGKRRATQLLLRLWCN; this comes from the exons atgactgaaaaagatgtttatcaaaaccctccattagtaaaaaatcttgactcgttctatgcactcttggcaaagtatggagctcGACCCTCCCCGCCCGGGGAAGAGTGGGCTCGAGACAATTgggcaaatttacagagtgtaacagaccgagtgatttccatacataatgaggctagattacggtcaggtaaaggcaaagcgataatctgtgcagtccttggagccagcctggtcgcagcaattgaagaccgctctaagcggcgtagccatgaaaaacaaatcatagaatcccttgaaaatttggtacaacttttgcagaaaacaatctccaacctggaagatcaatta gaaaaggaggaagaaaaccgCTGTCTAAAAGATGCCCtaagagaagaattttcaaaGTCTGCTGAATCACTGAGTGAGATAGAAATGATGATGGAAGAGGTAGGTGTTCGGCAAATAAGTCAAATATACCCTCAAAAGGAactaaaggaagcaaagaaacgcTTCAGGGAGAACCCCCGAGTTAGACCTTTGATTAAAGCAGAATATGCTTATATAAATGATGAGGATAACGACCCACATATTACCACCAAAGAGATACCATATACTCCCACCGAATTGGCCAAGATGAAAAGAGAGTATGGGCGCCTTCCCAAAGAATCCGAAACAGAGTATGTATGGCGCGTATCTCTAACCGGAGGGGACCAAATTCAGTTAAATGAAAAGGAGGCAAGTGGTTACTGGGGTCACGGTGTCTTTTTAACAACAGGGGATAGACGTGCCCCATGGTCCCTAACCCAGCGGGCTGCTTATTGGGCCGGAGGGTTGAACCCTTTAGACAGGGGGGATCCCCTGGCAATCACAGGCACAATAGATCAATTGCTAGAAAGTGTGCACAAAGCAGCCTGCCTGCAAATGATACATGAAAGGAAATTAGTCCCTGGATGTGAATCCCCGATGATGTTGTCTGTGAATCCTGAAATCATGACTCCTTTAATAAGGGGGCTCCCAGAGTCACTCAGATCTACCGGGATTGATCTCCAAAGAACCATAGCATCTTTGGACCCGGTAGAAAAGCTGGAGAGCTTTATAAATGGCAGGAGAGATGAAACCAATACTGGCTCAGATTCACCTTTCAATCATAGCTCAACTCCTTCCCgttcaaaacataaaaagaggTGGACATGGGGAGATGTAGCTCAGGAATTGATAGATTATAGCAGGAAATATGGTCCTGTGAGGACTCTGGAGGAAAAATCAAAAGGGATCCGTCAAATAGGAGCTAAAGATCTACCCCTTTCCGTTAGCAAGACTGCAACCTCTTCCACTGACCATGCTGCTGTTGCTGACTACTCCCACTCTAAAACAGGAGGAGGACAGCCCCTGACTCGACAACAGTGGTGGGCTTTGGGAATTAAAAAGGGAGTTCCCAGGGATATAATGGATGGTTTACCCCTTAATAAGCTGAGTAAACTAATATCAAGGTGGTATGGTCCGAAACAACACCCACAGCACTCACCGACAAATACAGAAACCTCTCCTGTCACGCCCACGGCCCCCCCTGTGGAGAACACGGGCGACGGGAAAA GGTCAACAGAGGTTATGAACGTTGCTCCGGTTAGGCTGATGCTACCGGGAGAGGAAAGCACGGTCACTATTTACATGGTGGTTGGAAACATTCCAACCAACTTGTTAGGAATAGATGCCCTCAAAG aactggagaaaataccaaaagccAAAGGCGTAGCTGTTTATCAGTATATTGATGATATTCTTGTGGGGGGAGATAAAGAAGAGGAGGTAGGAATGACCCAACAGAACATCATCTCCCATTTGGAGAACCTGGGTTTGCAAATTCCCCCAGAAAAGGTCCAAAAGCCATCACAAGAA GATGCCGAGAAGAGATATACTGCATGGGAGAAAGGTTTGTTTGTGGTTAGCCTGGCTCTCATAGAAGTGGAGAAAATCACACGTCAACAACCAATTGTGCTAAGAGGCCCGTTCAAAGTTATAAAAGCAGTCTCTAACGGGACCCCCCCTCCTGATGGGGTAGCCCAGAGAGCCTCG caaaatgaaTGGGAGGTTAACAGAATTCCAGTATGGCAAAAGGACAAGTGGCAAGAAATCTTGAGCATTGCCAGCCAAGGGAACTTTGCTGTGGGATGGGTAGCTTCTCATCAAGTAGATGGGGGCTCAGCAGGAGAATGgaacaacaaagctgatgaattaGCAAGACTAGCTCCTGTACAAAAGGACCAGATCACAGAAGACTGGGAACGTCTGTTAGAATGGTTGCATATAAAACGAAAACATATGGGAGCTAAAGATCTGTATCGTGAAGCCCTTGCTCGAG CCcgtaaccaaaagaatacagaatggccttggacagatgcctATTTTGGGCATACAGGCGTCATGGGAAAAAATCCATTGGGGATGAATTTGGCAACCGTCATAATATATGACAACATGACATTTCGATCAGACAAATGGGAAATGACAAATTCGATCCATACCTGGAcagttgaaagaggaaaagagatacAGATCGGTTGTAAAATCTTCAATGCAAGTGATGCAAAAGATCCGCCTCCCCTGACTCAAATCACCATCAAGGAAATTTCCAACGGAAAAATGGGATCCAGAATAGGCCAAACCCATT ATCTTGGTCCCTTCAGCCACTCGGGGAAGAGAAGGGCGACGCAGCTGctgttgcgtctgtggtgtaactaa